In the Arachis ipaensis cultivar K30076 chromosome B10, Araip1.1, whole genome shotgun sequence genome, one interval contains:
- the LOC107620224 gene encoding plasma membrane ATPase 2-like — translation MDTFGSMELDFSSYTQQQQQQQGFNGVSLTLGLQQHGGSGVSLAFPLPPVSSHHSSLFYATTIDATMPTIVGMAPKNQDAIDAAIVGMLADPKEVRARIRDVHFLPFNSIDKRTALTYIDADGNWHRASKGAPEQIMNLCNLRDDAKKMVHAIIDKFAERGLRSLAISRQVLTSKSSCFNFSVHVPKFLVNNNNKEDMNLKHLLCYCRKFLRKEMLK, via the exons ATGGACACATTTGGATCAATGGAGCTTGATTTCTCTTCATACacccagcagcagcagcaacagcagGGTTTCAATGGGGTTTCTTTGACTCTAGGGTTACAACAGCACGGTGGAAGCGGGGTGAGTCTGGCGTTCCCTCTTCCTCCGGTGAGCAGTCATCATAGCTCGCTCTTCTACGCAACAACAATTGATGCTACTATGCCTACTATTGTTGGAATGGCACCGAAAAACCAGGATGCCATTGATGCTGCTATTGTTGGAATGCTTGCAGATCCTAAAGAG GTAAGGGCTAGAATCAGAGATGTTCACTTTTTACCTTTCAATTCTATTGACAAGAGAACTGCTCTGACTTACATTGATGCTGATGGAAACTGGCACCGTGCAAGCAAAGGCGCTCCGGAGCAG ATCATGAACTTGTGTAATCTAAGGGATGATGCTAAGAAGATGGTTCATGCCATTATTGACAAGTTCGCCGAAAGAGGCCTTCGTTCCCTAGCCATTTCAAGACAGGTTCTTACATCAAAGTCTTCATGCTTTAATTTTTCAGTACATGTTCCCAAGTTTcttgtaaataataataataaagaggaTATGAATCTGAAGCATCTTCTCTGCTACTGCAGGAAATTCCTGAGAAAAGAGATGTTAAAATGA